A portion of the Micromonospora tarapacensis genome contains these proteins:
- a CDS encoding DUF3000 domain-containing protein, whose amino-acid sequence MAPPLALPDTFARAVAGLRSATPRPEILLEEVGAPQRLAPYSFALSASVSPDADEVASGRLILLHDPAGHEAWQGTLRLVTYVSAELDVDLAADPLLPGVGWTWLTDALDAQEAGYRAIGGTITQTMSTRFGELAGPPATGDVEIRASWTPTGVDLTPHLHAWCTLLASTAGLPPPGVTALPERRPATAG is encoded by the coding sequence ATGGCCCCCCCGCTCGCGCTTCCGGACACCTTCGCCCGCGCGGTCGCCGGGCTCCGGTCGGCGACGCCCCGGCCGGAGATCCTGCTGGAGGAGGTGGGCGCACCGCAGCGGCTGGCGCCGTACTCGTTCGCACTCTCCGCCTCCGTCTCGCCCGACGCCGACGAGGTGGCCAGCGGTCGGCTGATCCTGCTGCACGACCCGGCCGGGCACGAGGCCTGGCAGGGCACCCTGCGACTGGTCACCTACGTGAGCGCCGAACTGGATGTCGACCTCGCCGCCGACCCGCTGCTGCCCGGGGTGGGCTGGACCTGGCTGACCGATGCCCTCGACGCCCAGGAGGCGGGGTACCGGGCCATCGGCGGGACGATCACGCAGACGATGTCGACCCGTTTCGGTGAGCTGGCCGGCCCGCCCGCGACCGGTGACGTCGAGATCCGGGCCTCGTGGACCCCGACCGGCGTCGACCTCACCCCGCACCTGCACGCCTGGTGCACCCTGCTCGCCTCCACCGCCGGCCTGCCGCCGCCCGGCGTCACCGCCCTGCCGGAGCGCCGCCCGGCCACCGCCGGCTGA
- the hemE gene encoding uroporphyrinogen decarboxylase, with the protein MTTDTTGTAARDDESRPGGPADSPFVRACRRRPVPHTPVWFMRQAGRSLPEYREIRANVAMLESCRRPDLVTEITLQPVRRHGVDAAILFSDIVVPVAAAGVELDIVPGTGPVVAEPVRGAADVERIRPIGRDDVGYVDEAVRMLVKELGDTPLIGFAGAPFTLASYLVEGGPSRTHAKTKALMYGEPELWHALAGRLAEVTLAFLRVQIEAGVSAVQLFDSWAGALSEADYRRFVLPHSTAVLAGLADAGVPRIHFGVGTGELLGAMGEAGADVVGVDWRTPLDVATGRIGPDRAVQGNLDPCLLFAPWPVVEAEVRRILAQGRAAPGHVFNLGHGVLPETDPEVLTRVVALVHELSARPAGLD; encoded by the coding sequence ATGACCACCGACACCACGGGCACCGCCGCCCGAGACGACGAATCCCGCCCCGGCGGGCCCGCCGACTCGCCCTTCGTGCGGGCGTGCCGCCGCCGGCCCGTACCGCACACCCCGGTCTGGTTCATGCGCCAGGCCGGCCGGTCACTGCCGGAGTACCGCGAGATCCGGGCCAACGTGGCGATGCTGGAGTCCTGCCGCCGGCCCGATCTGGTCACCGAGATCACCCTCCAGCCGGTACGCCGGCACGGGGTGGACGCGGCGATCCTGTTCAGCGACATCGTGGTGCCGGTCGCCGCCGCCGGGGTCGAGCTGGACATCGTGCCCGGAACCGGGCCGGTGGTGGCCGAACCGGTGCGTGGCGCCGCCGACGTCGAGCGGATCCGGCCGATCGGCCGCGACGACGTCGGCTACGTCGACGAGGCGGTCCGGATGCTGGTCAAGGAGTTGGGCGACACCCCGCTGATCGGTTTCGCGGGCGCACCGTTCACCCTGGCCAGCTACCTGGTCGAGGGCGGCCCGTCGCGTACCCACGCGAAGACCAAGGCGCTGATGTACGGCGAGCCGGAGCTGTGGCACGCCCTGGCCGGCCGGCTGGCCGAGGTGACCCTGGCGTTCCTGCGGGTGCAGATCGAAGCCGGTGTGTCGGCGGTGCAGCTCTTCGACTCGTGGGCCGGTGCGCTCTCCGAGGCCGACTACCGCCGGTTCGTGCTGCCCCACTCGACGGCCGTGCTCGCCGGGCTCGCCGACGCGGGGGTGCCCCGGATCCACTTCGGCGTCGGCACCGGCGAACTCCTCGGCGCGATGGGTGAGGCCGGGGCCGACGTGGTCGGCGTCGACTGGCGTACCCCGCTGGACGTGGCGACCGGCCGGATCGGGCCGGACCGCGCCGTGCAGGGCAACCTCGACCCGTGCCTGCTGTTCGCCCCGTGGCCGGTGGTGGAGGCCGAGGTGCGCCGGATCCTGGCCCAGGGCCGGGCCGCGCCGGGGCACGTGTTCAACCTCGGTCACGGCGTGCTGCCGGAGACCGACCCGGAGGTGCTGACCCGGGTGGTCGCGCTGGTGCACGAGCTGTCCGCCCGGCCAGCCGGGCTGGACTGA